From Triticum aestivum cultivar Chinese Spring chromosome 4A, IWGSC CS RefSeq v2.1, whole genome shotgun sequence, a single genomic window includes:
- the LOC123088143 gene encoding probable cytokinin riboside 5'-monophosphate phosphoribohydrolase LOGL3, translating to MRQQASRFKRMCVFCGSSQGNKSSYHDAAIDLANQLVGGGIDLVYGGGSIGLMGLVSQAVYHGGRHVIGVIPKTLMTPEIVGEMVGEVRPVGDMHQRKAQMASLSDAFIALPGGYGTLEELLEVITWAQLGIHHKPVGLLNVEGYYDSLLTFIDQAVEEGFISPAARRIIVSAPTAHQLMEKLEEYVPYYEMVASGLDWETDRLDF from the exons ATGAGGCAGCAGGCGAGCAGGTTCAAGAGGATGTGCGTCTTCTGCGGCAGCAGCCAGGGCAACAAGAGCAGCTACCACGACGCCGCCATCGACCTCGCCAACCAGCTC GTGGGCGGGGGCATCGACCTGGTGTACGGCGGCGGCAGCATCGGGCTGATGGGGCTCGTCTCGCAGGCCGTCTACCACGGCGGCAGGCACGTCATCGG GGTCATTCCCAAGACTCTGATGACCCCCGAG ATCGTCGGGGAGATGGTGGGGGAGGTGAGGCCGGTGGGCGACATGCACCAGCGCAAGGCCCAGATGGCCAGCCTCTCCGACGCCTTCATAGCCCTGCCCG GTGGGTACGGgacgctggaggagctgctggaggTGATCACCTGGGCGCAGCTAGGGATCCATCACAAGCCG GTGGGTCTGCTGAATGTGGAGGGGTACTACGACTCGCTGCTGACCTTCATCGACCAGGCCGTGGAGGAAGGATTCAtcagccccgccgcccgccgcatcATCGTCTCCGCCCCCACCGCCCACCAACTCATGGAGAAACTCGAG GAGTACGTCCCTTACTACGAAATGGTCGCGTCCGGGCTGGACTGGGAGACGGATCGCCTAGACTTCTGA